One Curtobacterium sp. MCLR17_007 DNA window includes the following coding sequences:
- a CDS encoding TetR/AcrR family transcriptional regulator C-terminal domain-containing protein, whose protein sequence is MLVEPTTTDTSAGSARDARAADAAGSAGAAADTHRRRGRPNSLTREQVIAAATAIANEDGLDRLSFRALGLRLGVAPMTVHRTIGGLDDLHAELVRKTVDEFTATFVWPDEWHDVVRTFARTFRDLMVTHPLVLESHSQRAPLVSSESDAVVAKVVGALQEGGLSDVEAMYTFFVVYDFVVGHAGVLVGRGDSEAGRPERHALVGEILGTHSYDTRFELGLDVLLAGIAARLPQSA, encoded by the coding sequence GTGCTCGTCGAACCGACCACCACCGACACGTCGGCCGGCTCCGCCCGCGATGCCAGGGCCGCTGACGCTGCCGGCTCCGCGGGCGCTGCTGCTGACACACACCGACGCCGGGGGCGGCCCAACTCGCTGACACGCGAGCAGGTGATCGCGGCAGCGACGGCCATCGCGAACGAGGACGGCCTCGACCGGCTGTCGTTCCGGGCGCTGGGGCTGCGGCTCGGCGTCGCGCCGATGACCGTGCACCGGACGATCGGTGGCCTGGACGACCTGCACGCCGAGCTCGTGCGGAAGACGGTCGACGAGTTCACCGCGACGTTCGTGTGGCCGGACGAGTGGCACGACGTCGTCCGGACCTTCGCCCGCACGTTCCGCGACCTGATGGTGACGCACCCGCTCGTGCTCGAGTCGCACAGCCAGCGGGCCCCGCTGGTGTCCTCGGAGTCGGACGCGGTCGTCGCCAAGGTCGTCGGGGCGCTGCAGGAGGGCGGTCTGAGCGACGTCGAGGCGATGTACACGTTCTTCGTGGTGTACGACTTCGTGGTCGGGCACGCCGGGGTGCTGGTCGGTCGGGGCGACTCCGAGGCCGGGCGCCCCGAGCGGCACGCGCTGGTCGGCGAGATCCTGGGCACGCACTCGTACGACACGCGGTTCGAGCTGGGGCTGGACGTCCTGCTGGCCGGGATCGCGGCGCGGCTGCCGCAGTCGGCGTGA
- a CDS encoding TrmH family RNA methyltransferase, which produces MTDQPATDPSSQPEPAPSHERTTNGVGPHPRPWPEDPRLDPELLAHGDTRNVLDHYRYWSMEAIVTDLDTRRHGFDVAIENWQHDLNIGSIVRSANAFLAGTVHIIGRRRWNRRGAMVTDRYQHVRNHPDVDAFLQAMRDEGRPVIAIDNTPGATMLESTELPERCVFLFGQEGPGLTDEAVAGADAHLEIAQYGSTRSINASAAAAIVMHTWIVQHAEARPAV; this is translated from the coding sequence GTGACCGACCAGCCCGCGACGGATCCGTCGTCGCAGCCCGAACCCGCGCCCTCGCACGAGCGCACGACGAACGGCGTCGGACCCCACCCGCGCCCCTGGCCGGAGGACCCCCGGCTCGACCCGGAGCTGCTCGCGCACGGCGACACCCGCAACGTCCTCGACCACTACCGCTACTGGTCGATGGAGGCGATCGTCACCGACCTCGACACCCGCCGGCACGGGTTCGACGTGGCGATCGAGAACTGGCAGCACGACCTGAACATCGGGTCGATCGTCCGCAGCGCGAACGCGTTCCTGGCAGGCACCGTGCACATCATCGGGCGCCGCCGCTGGAACCGCCGCGGAGCGATGGTCACCGACCGGTACCAGCACGTGCGGAACCACCCCGACGTGGATGCCTTCCTGCAGGCCATGCGCGACGAGGGGCGCCCGGTCATCGCGATCGACAACACCCCGGGCGCGACGATGCTCGAGTCGACCGAGCTGCCCGAGCGCTGCGTGTTCCTGTTCGGACAGGAGGGCCCAGGCCTGACCGACGAGGCCGTCGCCGGCGCGGACGCCCACCTCGAGATCGCGCAGTACGGCTCGACGCGGAGCATCAACGCGTCCGCCGCCGCCGCGATCGTGATGCACACGTGGATCGTCCAGCACGCCGAGGCGCGGCCCGCGGTGTGA
- a CDS encoding LacI family DNA-binding transcriptional regulator, with protein sequence MPDAKPATIYDVAARAGVSKSLVSLVLQRSPRVSDQRRSAVLKAIQELDYRPSTAAVSLAGTRSRTIGVVLDDFRNQWFVDLLTGLREALQDQGHRLVVADRFLNTGLDASPVEGFLSMRVEGIVIAGEPDTDLAIPASMPLVIAGGRVAIPRADTVANDDRAGGRMAADHLLSLGHRTLGFVGAGSAASLERRAGFEAGVADSATDATVVTTILPGELTEDAGLHAARTLFEEHPDVTALFAANDVMALGAMSALTERGLRVPEDVSVIGYDDTPVAATRYVGLTSIDDRSVEIGRGAGERLLARIADPTVVAQEYLVEPRLVARRTTAAR encoded by the coding sequence ATGCCTGACGCGAAACCCGCGACGATCTACGACGTCGCTGCCCGCGCGGGGGTGTCGAAGTCGCTCGTCTCCCTCGTGCTGCAGCGCTCCCCCCGGGTGAGCGACCAACGTCGTTCCGCGGTCCTCAAGGCCATCCAGGAGCTCGACTACCGCCCCTCGACGGCGGCCGTCTCGCTGGCCGGCACCCGCAGCCGCACGATCGGCGTCGTGCTCGACGACTTCCGCAACCAGTGGTTCGTCGACCTGCTGACCGGCCTGCGCGAGGCGCTGCAGGACCAGGGGCACCGGCTCGTCGTCGCGGACCGGTTCCTCAACACGGGGCTCGACGCCTCGCCGGTCGAGGGCTTCCTGTCCATGCGCGTCGAGGGCATCGTCATCGCCGGCGAGCCCGACACCGACCTGGCGATCCCCGCGAGCATGCCCCTCGTCATCGCCGGCGGCCGCGTTGCCATCCCCCGCGCCGACACCGTCGCGAACGACGACCGCGCCGGGGGCCGCATGGCCGCCGACCACCTGCTCTCGCTCGGCCACCGCACGCTCGGCTTCGTCGGGGCGGGCTCGGCCGCGTCCCTGGAACGCCGCGCGGGGTTCGAGGCCGGGGTGGCCGACAGCGCGACCGACGCGACGGTCGTCACCACGATCCTCCCGGGAGAACTGACGGAAGACGCCGGTCTGCACGCCGCGCGCACGCTGTTCGAGGAGCACCCGGACGTGACCGCGCTCTTCGCGGCGAACGACGTGATGGCGCTGGGCGCGATGTCCGCGTTGACCGAGCGCGGGCTGCGCGTCCCGGAAGACGTCTCGGTCATCGGGTACGACGACACCCCGGTCGCGGCGACGCGCTACGTGGGGCTGACGAGCATCGACGACCGGTCCGTCGAGATCGGTCGCGGGGCCGGCGAGCGCCTGCTCGCCCGGATCGCCGATCCGACGGTGGTGGCGCAGGAGTACCTGGTCGAGCCGCGGTTGGTCGCGCGGCGCACGACCGCCGCGCGCTGA
- a CDS encoding DUF559 domain-containing protein, whose translation MPASSPASLWVECASILALDDLVVLGDAILAKQACRTTLHELRAVAALHGRCRGARHLRAALGLVRVGSGSPQETRCRLAIVRAGLPEPQLQVEVLDERGAFVGRVDMAYPEQRIAIEYEGDHHRTDPVQWASDIRRYRELERLGWIVLRWTKSDLTTHLFVALASLAALIGARA comes from the coding sequence ATGCCGGCCAGCAGTCCGGCCTCGCTGTGGGTCGAGTGTGCTTCCATCCTGGCGCTCGACGACCTCGTCGTGCTCGGCGACGCGATCCTCGCGAAGCAGGCGTGCCGGACCACACTGCACGAACTCCGTGCCGTCGCGGCGCTGCACGGCAGGTGTCGTGGGGCGCGCCACCTGCGTGCGGCACTCGGCCTGGTGCGGGTCGGATCGGGCTCGCCGCAGGAGACCCGGTGCCGTCTGGCGATCGTGCGCGCGGGGCTGCCCGAACCACAGTTGCAGGTCGAGGTCCTCGACGAGCGAGGGGCTTTCGTCGGTCGGGTCGACATGGCGTACCCGGAGCAGCGGATCGCGATCGAGTACGAGGGCGACCACCACCGAACGGACCCGGTGCAGTGGGCATCGGACATCCGCCGCTACCGCGAGCTCGAGCGGCTCGGGTGGATCGTCCTCCGGTGGACGAAGTCCGACCTCACGACGCACCTGTTCGTGGCACTCGCGTCGCTGGCGGCCCTGATCGGAGCGCGCGCGTAG
- a CDS encoding NAD(P)-dependent oxidoreductase: protein MTTLLITGASGRIGTSLRSRLLQSGHELTLFDERAPSTPPADGERVVLGSVADQAALDDALAGVDTVVHLAGIPAETDWESLVAANLTGTKNVLEGAAARGVRRVLLASSIHAVGRVPEDVPPGSVPGDRLPRPDSYYGVTKAGMELLGSLFADRYDISVVSARIGAFGERPSSRRALLMWTSADDLARLVLATVALREPGHHVVWALSANAGTPADLRAGAAIGFRPVDDAGAVLTADDLAAFPPEDERWLGGSFAVDPLGRKA, encoded by the coding sequence ATGACGACGCTGCTGATCACGGGGGCATCCGGGCGGATCGGGACGAGCCTCCGGTCCCGACTGCTGCAGTCCGGCCACGAGCTGACGTTGTTCGACGAACGCGCACCGTCGACGCCCCCGGCCGACGGCGAACGCGTCGTGCTCGGGTCGGTGGCGGACCAGGCCGCGCTGGACGACGCGCTCGCCGGGGTTGACACGGTCGTGCACCTGGCGGGCATCCCGGCGGAGACGGACTGGGAATCGCTCGTTGCGGCGAACCTCACGGGCACGAAGAACGTACTCGAGGGAGCAGCGGCACGCGGCGTCCGTCGCGTGCTGCTGGCGAGCTCCATCCACGCGGTCGGCCGTGTGCCCGAGGACGTGCCGCCGGGGAGCGTGCCGGGTGACCGACTTCCCCGGCCGGACTCGTACTACGGCGTGACCAAGGCCGGCATGGAACTGCTGGGGAGCCTGTTCGCCGACCGGTACGACATCTCCGTCGTCTCGGCGCGGATCGGCGCCTTCGGTGAGCGGCCCTCGTCACGCCGTGCCCTGCTGATGTGGACCTCGGCGGACGACCTCGCACGGCTGGTGCTCGCGACGGTCGCCCTGCGCGAGCCGGGCCACCACGTGGTGTGGGCACTCTCCGCCAACGCGGGGACCCCGGCCGACCTGAGGGCGGGCGCGGCGATCGGCTTCCGTCCGGTCGATGACGCAGGTGCTGTCCTCACCGCGGACGATCTCGCTGCCTTCCCGCCCGAGGACGAGCGCTGGCTGGGCGGTTCGTTCGCCGTCGACCCCCTCGGCCGCAAGGCCTGA
- a CDS encoding YhgE/Pip domain-containing protein, with translation MTTISLVRAELARLTATPLARLAFIALMVVPLLYGGAYLWANRDPYAALDKVPAAIVNQDAGATLDGKRVDYGTDVADRAIDGADFAWKETTAADARSGVRNGTYDFVVTIPHDFSSSLVSAQSDDPQRAELVMTTADTNSYLASTIAEQAGKTMRTAVAEQVGKQAAKTLLVGLADVRDSLGDAVDGAGQLASGAATASDGADQLASGNAELASGAASLASGTASLPAQTTKLNSGAQQVASGASTLSSGLQSAADQTSALPAQTAQLADGAAKVAAGNQELATRVDQAADTAAGLQPIDATALIQQLTANLPAGVTLTDAQKTAITDAVTTANTAGENAKATLDDTRAKVDQLNAGSQQVSAGASQLAAAAPTLRSGIASAASGASTLSNGVAQVASGTSALAAAAPKLSDGASQLSSGAASASSGADSLASGLHTLKDGSSELADQLDQGRTKIPASTASQRNDQASVISDPVKVGDDNVAAADNYGAGLAPFFISLAAWIGMYALFLILKPISKRAITAVRKPLRIVLGGWLTPVVLGVVQMVALFFIVRFALDLGVQLPVATIGVMVLASATFAAVLMALNVLLGSVGQFLGLVLMLVQLVTAGGTFPWQTLPGPLAALHFALPMTYSVDALRQTMYGGSMGAAWSDAGVLACWMLGALLVSYVVAARQGRARTLRDLRPSLIG, from the coding sequence GTGACCACCATCTCGCTCGTCCGCGCCGAACTGGCGCGCCTCACCGCCACGCCGCTCGCCCGGCTGGCGTTCATCGCCCTGATGGTCGTGCCGCTGCTGTACGGCGGCGCGTACCTGTGGGCCAACCGCGACCCGTACGCGGCGCTCGACAAGGTGCCCGCGGCGATCGTCAACCAGGACGCGGGCGCGACGCTCGACGGCAAGCGCGTCGACTACGGCACCGACGTCGCCGACCGGGCGATCGACGGCGCCGACTTCGCGTGGAAGGAGACCACCGCGGCCGACGCGCGCTCCGGCGTGCGGAACGGGACCTACGACTTCGTCGTGACGATCCCGCACGACTTCTCCTCGTCGCTGGTCTCGGCGCAGTCCGACGACCCCCAGCGCGCCGAACTCGTGATGACGACGGCGGACACGAACTCCTACCTGGCGTCGACCATCGCGGAACAGGCGGGCAAGACGATGCGCACCGCGGTCGCCGAGCAGGTCGGCAAGCAGGCCGCCAAGACCCTGCTGGTCGGGCTCGCCGACGTGCGGGACAGCCTGGGCGACGCGGTCGACGGCGCGGGGCAGCTCGCGTCCGGTGCGGCGACGGCCTCGGACGGTGCGGACCAGCTGGCGTCCGGCAACGCCGAGCTCGCCTCGGGTGCGGCGTCGCTGGCATCGGGCACGGCATCGCTGCCGGCGCAGACCACGAAGCTGAACAGCGGGGCGCAGCAGGTCGCTTCCGGGGCGTCCACGTTGTCGAGCGGGCTGCAGTCCGCGGCCGACCAGACGTCGGCGCTGCCGGCGCAGACCGCGCAGCTGGCGGACGGTGCGGCGAAGGTCGCCGCCGGCAACCAGGAGCTCGCGACCAGGGTGGACCAAGCGGCGGACACCGCCGCGGGCCTCCAGCCGATCGACGCCACGGCACTGATCCAGCAGCTCACGGCGAACCTGCCCGCGGGCGTCACCCTGACGGATGCCCAGAAGACGGCCATCACCGACGCGGTCACCACGGCGAACACCGCCGGCGAGAACGCGAAGGCCACGCTCGACGACACCCGGGCGAAGGTCGACCAGCTGAACGCCGGGTCGCAGCAGGTGTCCGCCGGGGCGTCCCAGCTCGCCGCCGCCGCGCCGACGCTGCGCTCCGGGATCGCATCCGCGGCATCCGGGGCGTCCACGCTGTCGAACGGCGTCGCACAGGTCGCCTCCGGCACCTCGGCGCTGGCCGCTGCGGCGCCGAAGCTGTCCGACGGCGCGTCGCAGCTGTCGTCCGGAGCCGCGTCGGCGTCCTCGGGGGCTGACTCGCTGGCGTCCGGGCTGCACACGCTCAAGGACGGATCCTCCGAGCTGGCCGACCAGCTCGACCAGGGCCGCACGAAGATCCCGGCGTCGACGGCGTCGCAGCGGAACGACCAGGCGTCGGTGATCTCCGACCCGGTCAAGGTCGGGGACGACAACGTCGCGGCGGCCGACAACTACGGCGCCGGCCTGGCTCCGTTCTTCATCTCGCTGGCGGCCTGGATCGGCATGTACGCGCTGTTCCTCATCCTGAAGCCGATCTCGAAGCGGGCGATCACGGCGGTGCGCAAGCCGCTGCGGATCGTCCTGGGCGGGTGGCTCACCCCCGTGGTGCTCGGCGTCGTGCAGATGGTGGCGCTGTTCTTCATCGTGCGGTTCGCCCTCGACCTGGGTGTGCAGCTGCCCGTCGCGACGATCGGCGTGATGGTGCTGGCCTCGGCGACGTTCGCAGCGGTCCTGATGGCGCTCAACGTCCTGCTCGGGTCCGTCGGGCAGTTCCTCGGCCTGGTGCTCATGCTCGTGCAGCTCGTCACGGCCGGCGGCACCTTCCCCTGGCAGACACTGCCCGGGCCCTTGGCAGCGCTGCACTTCGCCCTGCCGATGACGTACTCCGTCGATGCCCTGCGCCAGACGATGTACGGCGGGTCGATGGGTGCCGCGTGGTCCGACGCCGGCGTGCTCGCGTGCTGGATGCTCGGCGCGCTGCTGGTGTCGTACGTGGTGGCTGCCCGCCAGGGCCGCGCCCGCACCCTGCGCGACCTGCGCCCCAGCCTGATCGGGTAG
- a CDS encoding TetR/AcrR family transcriptional regulator, which yields MTTSEPSTRAPRRDATENRAALIDAAKTVLQRDPDASLETIATAAGLSRRAVYGHFPSRDDLVRAVVTAGAARVASAMPTSSDLGDLPPAARIAAIAVTLWSEVSHVRSMARIAVRSPFGESVAEVFAPLRAQVREACALGIADGSMRSDVDAATLGRLVEGACIAVLDEATRSGTSDQDGRRMVVVSALGIAGIDWRTALLSQPVDPTTQELA from the coding sequence GTGACCACCTCCGAGCCCTCCACCCGTGCCCCGCGGCGCGACGCGACCGAGAACCGCGCGGCGCTCATCGACGCCGCGAAGACCGTGCTGCAGCGGGATCCGGACGCGTCGCTCGAGACGATCGCGACCGCCGCCGGGCTGTCCCGCCGTGCGGTCTACGGACACTTCCCCTCGCGCGACGACCTGGTCCGCGCCGTCGTCACCGCCGGCGCAGCCCGGGTCGCATCGGCCATGCCGACCTCGTCCGACCTCGGCGACCTCCCGCCCGCAGCGCGCATCGCGGCCATCGCGGTCACGCTGTGGTCCGAGGTCTCGCACGTCCGCTCGATGGCCCGCATCGCGGTGCGCAGCCCGTTCGGCGAGTCCGTGGCCGAGGTGTTCGCGCCGCTGCGGGCCCAGGTGCGAGAGGCCTGCGCCCTCGGGATCGCCGACGGGTCGATGCGCTCGGACGTCGACGCCGCCACGCTCGGTCGACTGGTCGAGGGCGCGTGCATCGCCGTGCTCGACGAGGCGACCCGTTCGGGCACCTCGGACCAGGACGGTCGGCGCATGGTCGTCGTCTCGGCCCTGGGGATCGCCGGCATCGACTGGCGGACCGCACTGCTCAGCCAACCCGTCGACCCCACCACCCAGGAGCTCGCGTGA